A genomic stretch from Thermococcus sp. MV5 includes:
- the bchH gene encoding magnesium chelatase subunit H, whose amino-acid sequence MICFILGYGARPLPLLEKILKEEKIEGIVLTEQNCEKELEKVEKAKAIFIYTHELPEIVEEKIREGQAKVIACAGLENLTTVPQEILVKAKSYYILGGEENLRNLAKFLANLAGEKREYEEPKEVPMHGIYHPNFGVFESLDEYLEVYDRRPLVGILFWRSAWLYRESSPIEELIRTLEDEGLGVIPVFTYGKDSTTGLGKEKSEAVEEFFIKDGKPIIEALVSLISFGTVDLNNLEKLNVPVFAPIRSYYQSLKEWKEKEGVDYMTQVYGVIIPEVAGAIEPIFIAGTENIEGYKKGEPYEEHIKYLVKRVKKWIKLRKKPKKDVKIAIVLINPPCKGLEASIAVGMGLDVPESIVKLLHRLKEEGYYVGEELPENGEELIRMILERKAISEFRWTSVEEIVKNGGAIDFVSLEGYLEWFNELPENLREKIVKDWGRPEDVLAGKVDKTLVGMVYDGKFVVPGIRFGNVFITPQPKFGCAGARCDGKVCRILHDPTITPPHQWWAVYRWITRKFNADVMIHFGTHGYLEFRPGKSVGLSPSCVPEASLGDVPHLYVYVVSNPMEGVIAKRRGYATLIDHIYPPMAIAEVLDDLDSLLNQYAKAKSLGDDARRKKIYEQILEKAEENKIKLNNPQNEEETIEEIHRYVDLMRGSQINLGLHVFGYPPKEAERLAEYIATAMAYDSYAFPSIRRAIAEAIGLDYDKIRKSPLETTNGFTNRGLLEIFHKIAVKSLERLLNGEGFDVIEEEIEKSGFKVREKEKLEETFRKALEVAQKVVECEREYNGFLEGVEGKYVKPGPSGAITRGKFEILPTGRNFYAVDPRTLPTKAAWQIGVETAEKLLEKYKKKHGKYPESVGQVLWSIDGYKADGEQIAQILHLLGVKPIWKGDVVSELEVIPLEELGRPRIDVLVRISGIVRDTLPNYIYLIDEAIEKVVTLDEPLEMNYVRKHYIEHIKNLIELGKSFEEAQRFARFRVFSAPPGAYGAGVNLAVESSGWQKEEDLAKVWVQWSGYAYGKDAFGVEAHESLVLNLKSVDIINRNHISDEHDLTNCCCYFAYHGGFKTAVDALTGKDVDIIQVDTRDISDTKIVDIKVEIERITRTKLLNDRWIEEMKKHGYRGASEFSKKILHLYGWEATTKLVEDWIFDEIAQKYVLDEEMRRWFEEHNPYAIEEIARRLIEAYERGLWETSDELIERLMEAYSEIEGLLEEHLGEGEVQGGTIEIYTAQDDEHWSENIEEVDKIWKLVKNA is encoded by the coding sequence ATGATCTGCTTCATATTGGGTTACGGTGCAAGACCTTTGCCTTTGCTTGAGAAAATATTGAAAGAGGAAAAAATCGAGGGGATTGTTTTAACAGAACAGAACTGTGAGAAAGAACTTGAGAAAGTTGAAAAAGCCAAGGCAATCTTCATTTATACCCACGAACTTCCTGAAATAGTGGAGGAGAAAATTAGAGAGGGCCAAGCTAAAGTCATCGCATGTGCTGGGCTTGAAAACCTAACTACCGTTCCGCAGGAGATTTTAGTTAAAGCTAAATCCTACTACATCCTCGGTGGTGAGGAGAATTTAAGAAATTTAGCCAAGTTTTTAGCAAACCTGGCAGGTGAAAAGAGGGAATATGAAGAGCCAAAAGAAGTTCCAATGCATGGGATTTACCACCCAAATTTTGGGGTTTTTGAGAGTTTAGATGAATATTTGGAGGTTTATGATAGGAGACCACTTGTTGGGATTCTATTCTGGAGAAGTGCCTGGCTTTACAGAGAATCCAGCCCGATTGAGGAGCTGATTAGAACCCTTGAAGATGAAGGGTTGGGAGTTATTCCAGTCTTTACCTATGGGAAAGACTCAACGACTGGGCTTGGAAAAGAAAAGAGTGAAGCTGTTGAAGAGTTCTTCATAAAAGATGGGAAACCAATTATTGAGGCACTGGTAAGTTTGATCTCCTTTGGCACCGTTGATTTAAATAATTTGGAAAAGCTGAACGTTCCAGTATTTGCTCCAATTCGCTCTTATTATCAAAGCCTCAAAGAGTGGAAGGAAAAAGAAGGCGTTGATTACATGACACAGGTTTATGGAGTGATAATTCCAGAAGTTGCAGGAGCGATTGAACCGATATTTATAGCCGGAACTGAAAACATTGAGGGCTACAAAAAGGGCGAGCCATACGAAGAACACATAAAATACCTCGTCAAAAGAGTGAAGAAGTGGATTAAGCTAAGGAAAAAGCCAAAGAAAGACGTTAAAATAGCAATAGTTTTGATAAATCCGCCTTGTAAGGGACTTGAAGCCAGCATTGCAGTGGGGATGGGATTGGATGTTCCAGAGAGCATAGTTAAGCTCCTCCACAGGCTAAAAGAAGAAGGCTACTATGTTGGGGAAGAGCTTCCAGAGAATGGAGAAGAGCTAATAAGAATGATTTTGGAGAGAAAGGCAATAAGCGAGTTCAGATGGACGAGTGTGGAAGAAATCGTCAAAAATGGTGGGGCAATTGACTTCGTAAGCTTGGAGGGTTATTTGGAGTGGTTCAATGAGCTTCCCGAGAACTTGAGAGAAAAAATAGTCAAAGATTGGGGAAGACCGGAGGACGTTTTGGCAGGAAAAGTTGACAAAACATTGGTTGGTATGGTTTATGATGGAAAGTTCGTTGTTCCTGGAATAAGGTTTGGAAATGTCTTTATTACTCCGCAGCCAAAGTTCGGATGTGCTGGAGCAAGGTGTGATGGAAAAGTTTGTAGAATTTTGCATGATCCAACTATAACTCCTCCTCACCAGTGGTGGGCTGTCTATAGGTGGATAACGAGGAAGTTTAATGCCGATGTTATGATACACTTTGGAACTCACGGCTATTTAGAATTTAGACCAGGGAAAAGCGTTGGGCTTTCTCCTTCATGTGTTCCTGAGGCAAGCTTGGGTGATGTTCCTCACTTATACGTTTATGTAGTTTCAAATCCGATGGAGGGCGTCATAGCCAAGAGGAGAGGCTACGCAACACTAATAGACCACATTTATCCACCAATGGCAATAGCTGAAGTTTTGGATGATTTGGATTCGCTCTTGAATCAATATGCAAAGGCAAAGAGCTTGGGAGATGATGCAAGAAGAAAGAAGATTTACGAGCAGATTTTGGAGAAAGCTGAAGAAAACAAAATAAAACTGAATAATCCTCAAAATGAGGAGGAAACTATCGAGGAAATCCACCGTTACGTTGATTTAATGAGAGGCTCTCAAATTAATCTCGGTCTTCATGTCTTTGGATATCCACCAAAAGAAGCCGAGAGATTAGCGGAATACATTGCCACGGCAATGGCTTACGATTCCTACGCTTTCCCTTCGATTAGAAGGGCAATAGCTGAGGCAATAGGCTTAGACTACGACAAGATAAGAAAGAGCCCCTTAGAGACTACAAATGGATTTACAAACAGAGGACTGCTGGAGATTTTTCACAAGATAGCAGTTAAAAGCTTAGAGCGTTTGCTTAATGGAGAAGGCTTTGATGTCATTGAGGAAGAAATTGAAAAGTCTGGATTCAAAGTTAGGGAGAAAGAAAAGCTTGAGGAAACGTTTAGAAAAGCCCTTGAAGTTGCTCAAAAAGTTGTCGAGTGCGAAAGGGAATATAATGGCTTTTTAGAAGGTGTGGAAGGAAAATATGTAAAGCCAGGTCCTTCGGGAGCCATAACGAGAGGGAAGTTCGAGATTTTGCCAACGGGAAGGAACTTCTATGCAGTTGATCCAAGAACTCTGCCAACCAAAGCCGCTTGGCAAATTGGAGTTGAAACCGCTGAAAAACTCTTGGAGAAGTATAAGAAAAAGCATGGAAAATATCCCGAAAGCGTTGGACAGGTTCTCTGGAGTATAGATGGGTATAAAGCAGATGGCGAACAAATAGCTCAAATTCTCCATTTGCTTGGAGTTAAGCCCATTTGGAAAGGAGACGTGGTTTCTGAACTTGAGGTAATTCCCTTAGAAGAGCTCGGAAGACCGAGGATTGACGTTCTGGTCAGGATAAGTGGAATTGTTAGAGATACTTTGCCAAATTACATATACCTCATCGACGAAGCAATAGAAAAGGTTGTTACCTTGGATGAGCCGTTAGAAATGAATTACGTTAGAAAACACTATATTGAGCACATTAAAAACCTAATTGAGCTAGGCAAAAGTTTTGAGGAAGCACAGAGGTTCGCAAGGTTTAGAGTTTTTTCAGCTCCACCGGGGGCTTACGGGGCTGGTGTAAACTTAGCTGTTGAGTCCTCGGGCTGGCAGAAAGAGGAGGATTTAGCAAAGGTTTGGGTCCAGTGGAGCGGCTACGCTTATGGAAAAGACGCCTTTGGAGTTGAAGCTCATGAATCATTGGTTTTGAACCTCAAAAGCGTTGACATAATCAATAGAAACCACATAAGCGATGAGCACGACTTAACGAATTGCTGCTGTTATTTTGCCTATCACGGTGGATTTAAAACGGCAGTGGATGCTCTAACTGGCAAGGATGTAGATATAATCCAGGTCGATACGAGGGACATAAGCGACACTAAAATTGTTGATATCAAAGTCGAGATTGAGAGAATAACAAGGACAAAGCTTCTCAACGACAGATGGATTGAGGAAATGAAGAAGCACGGCTACAGAGGGGCGAGCGAGTTCTCAAAGAAGATTCTTCATCTCTATGGCTGGGAAGCAACAACAAAGCTCGTTGAAGACTGGATTTTTGATGAAATAGCGCAAAAGTATGTTCTTGATGAAGAGATGAGGAGATGGTTTGAGGAGCACAATCCCTACGCTATTGAGGAAATTGCAAGGCGTTTGATTGAAGCTTATGAGCGCGGCTTGTGGGAGACGAGCGATGAACTCATTGAAAGGCTCATGGAAGCTTACTCTGAAATTGAGGGGCTTTTGGAGGAACACCTTGGTGAAGGGGAAGTTCAAGGCGGAACAATTGAAATCTACACTGCCCAAGATGATGAACACTGGAGTGAAAACATTGAGGAGGTGGATAAAATATGGAAGCTCGTGAAAAACGCTTAA